In Lotus japonicus ecotype B-129 chromosome 5, LjGifu_v1.2, one genomic interval encodes:
- the LOC130719148 gene encoding uncharacterized protein LOC130719148, whose protein sequence is MYAMIRVIECGSLKMPPREEFPSGRKEGAPSDDIGWHFADPVPSKGKKCVACKLCGKVISSGITRLKEHIAHVPGEVKGCARVDSFVREREEEDEIEGFLDDDIAIRRATEESLHSQSQWEDRQRFRQQTGGLDSIYEGGGMSSVGGRGAPRQRQESDLEHRLRSVDVDLTRSKSMKQPKIKGGVLKTLRKKFGEAVSKLIIYERLPMNLSNSPWLHNLLTAAADLGPGIKYPTPYEISSVYLENEFKCMKSWINELKPTWKERGVTIMCDGWTNGINHMHIMNFLVYCSKGTVFLKSIDASNVASRNTEYYFSLLDKVVEEVGEENVVQVVTDNEKALKAAGLKLMEKRPHLFWSACAAHCLDLCLEDIGKKSNVQKVLDDAKKVTLFIYNHIWTVSLMKKYTRGREIIRPAITRFATQFMQVESIMAQKQALKNMFDSNEFNDSKWGKEKSGPAFEAKQIVKSDSFWSKAADIMKVFEPIVKVLKLVDGDEKPTMGFVYEAIDRAKLAIEKNCRYHSHYTDIVDKRWHFMHSDLHSAGYFLNPQFQFGVVHGSDVAKETMDGTTKVISRIEPNIDNQIKAINQLLLFRDKQETFGTLQAQRAWCQMNPAEWWMVYGSCAHELQTIAIKVLSQTTSASNCERNWSTFSYIHTKTRNRLKYQRLQKLVFTFYNMKLKMRHTMRRSQEEIERSFNPINLDYIFQEEDHLAPWLEEREGPLLDGMQNEEWLPIDYDDDNEEAQPGEKSDSSQPPTQGDEGGLSPPSGNSGSGSGGGGSGGGNSMQCEEEPCGRRDQYLIPMTHGRMDEDASDSVIGGSSRRGRAKHGKNKRNENVALDDSSSSSVAQSSTDFGIATSFDGSQGNYPPYYQEPSYMHNMPYGYEHAPYMPNPPYYQPPMNYQGYYDPSTGFSYDQQQQIEQPRSYGVFDYVFGGMGYNDSQVDDGSYDPARHSTMW, encoded by the exons ATGTATGCCATGATCCGTGTTATTGAATGTG GTTCTTTAAAAATGCCACCAAGAGAAGAATTTCCATCGGGTAGAAAAGAAGGTGCTCCAAGTGATGATATTGGTTGGCATTTTGCAGACCCAGTACCTAGTAAAGGTAAAAAATGTGTTGCTTGTAAACTATGTGGCAAAGTGATTTCTAGTGGAATTACACGATTAAAAGAACATATTGCACATGTGCCAGGAGAAGTTAAGGGTTGTGCAAGGGTGGACAGTTTTGTGAGAGAGA gggaggaagaagatgagattgAAGGTTTTCTTGATGATGATATAGCTATAAGACGAGCTACAGAAGAAAGTCTACATTCACAAAGCCAGTGGGAAGATAGACAAAGATTTAGACAACAAACTGGAGGATTGGATTCTATATATGAAGGTGGAGGCATGTCAAGTGTAGGTGGTAGAGGAGCTCCCCGTCAACGTCAAGAAAGTGATCTTGAACATAGATTGAGGTCAGTAGATGTTGATTTGACTAGGAGTAAAAGTATGAAGCAGCCAAAAATTAAAGGAGGAGTGTTGAAAACATTGAGAAAAAAGTTTGGGGAAGCAGTGTCTAAGTTGATAATATATGAGCGTCTTCCTATGAACCTCTCCAATTCTCCATGGCTACACAATTTGTTGACGGCGGCAGCTGACTTAGGACCAGGTATTAAATACCCTACTCCTTATGAGATTTCTTCggtgtatttggaaaatgaatTTAAATGCATGAAATCATGGATAAATGAATTGAAACCAACATGGAAGGAAAGAGGGGTAACTATCATGTGTGATGGCTGGACAAATGGTATAAATCACATGCATATCATGAACTTTTTAGTGTATTGTAGCAAGGGCACTGTGTTCTTAAAGTCTATTGATGCCTCTAACGTTGCTAGTAGAAACACTGAATATTACTTTAGTCTACTTGACAAAGTTGTGGAAGAGGTAGGGGAAGAAAATGTTGTTCAAGTAGTCACTGATAATGAGAAAGCGTTAAAAGCCGCTGGTTTGAAATTGATGGAAAAAAGACCTCATCTTTTTTGGTCCGCATGTGCAGCTCATTGCTTAGATTTGTGCTTGGAAGACATTGGTAAAAAGTCAAATGTTCAAAAAGTCCTTGATGATGCAAAGAAGGTTACTTTGTTCATCTATAACCATATTTGGACAGTGAGTCTCATGAAGAAGTATACACGTGGCAGGGAAATTATTCGTCCAGCAATCACTCGCTTTGCAACACAATTTATGCAGGTTGAGTCAATTATGGCGCAGAAACAAGCTTTGAAAAATATGTTTGATTCCAATGAATTTAATGATTCTAAGTGGGGAAAGGAGAAATCAGGGCCTGCATTTGAAGCCAAACAGATTGTCAAGAGTGATAGCTTTTGGAGTAAGGCTGCGGATATAATGAAGGTATTTGAGCCAATTGTCAAGGTGCTGAAATTGGTGGATGGTGATGAAAAACCAACTATGGGCTTTGTTTATGAAGCAATTGATAGAGCTAAACTAGCAATTGAAAAGAATTGCCGCTATCACTCCCATTATACTGACATTGTTGATAAAAGATGGCACTTCATGCATTCTGATTTACATTCAGCAG GTTATTTTCTAAATCCCCAATTTCAATTTGGCGTTGTGCATGGAAGTGATGTAGCTAAGGAAACCATGGATGGAACAACAAAAGTGATAAGCAGAATAGAACCAAACATTGATAACCAAATAAAAGCTATCAATCAG TTGTTACTTTTTCGGGATAAGCAAGAGACATTTGGAACTTTACAAGCTCAAAGAGCTTGGTGTCAAATGAATCCTG CTGAATGGTGGATGGTATATGGATCTTGTGCTCATGAGCTTCAAACTATAGCTATAAAAGTTCTCAGTCAAACAACTTCAGCTTCAAATTGTGAGAGAAATTGGAGTACTTTTAGTTATATACATACAAAGACAAGAAACAGGTTGAAGTATCAGAGATTGCAAAAGCTTGTCTTTACATTTTACAACATGAAGTTGAAGATGAGACATACTATGAGAAGAAGTCAAGAAGAGATTGAAAGAAGTTTCAATCCCATTAATCTTGATTATATATTTCAAGAAGAAGATCATTTGGCTCCATGGCTTGAGGAGAGAGAAGGTCCATTGTTGGATGGGATGCAAAACGAAGAATGGCTCcctattgattatgatgatgataatgaagaAGCGCAACCTGGAGAGAAATCTGATTCAAGTCAACCACCAACTCAAGGCGATGAAGGTGGTTTAAGTCCACCAAGTGGAAACAGTGggagtggtagtggtggtggtggtagtggtggtggcaatTCAATGCAATGTGAAGAAGAACCATGTGGCAGGCGCGATCAATATCTTATACCTATGACACATGGTAGGATGGATGAAGATGCTTCTGATAGTGTGATTGGTGGTAGTAGCCGTAGAGGTAGAGCCAAACatggaaaaaataaaagaaatgaaaatgttgCATTGGATGATTCTTCCTCATCTAGTGTAGCACAATCTTCTACTGATTTTGGTATTGCTACTTCATTTGATGGTAGTCAAGGCAACTATCCACCATACTACCAAGAACCTTCTTACATGCATAACATGCCATATGGTTATGAGCATGCTCCATATATGCCAAACCCACCATATTACCAACCTCCTATGAATTACCAAGGTTATTATGATCCATCAACAGGGTTTTCATatgatcaacaacaacaaattgaACAACCAAGAAGTTATGGAGTGTTTGATTATGTATTTGGAGGAATGGGATATAATGATAGTCAAGTTGATGATGGAAGTTATGATCCCGCACGTCATTCTACAATGTGGTGA
- the LOC130716718 gene encoding uncharacterized protein LOC130716718: MPPLPSHASNHRALLTRARSQPPPPPRAKTPPPRVFLLWFLNHDQHQYHRESLSSMAATTTSSSHHRHLSTPISGEPLSFWRNQPHHGTPLDVRCKTPKEISDSDNLRRKPPPATVNHRLLRPTFAGGLTEFRTVKLFPSSGRIDGQFLFYWSPEEGEATARDER, from the exons atgcCTCCTCTTCCCTCTCACGCCAGCAACCACCGCGCCCTCCTCACGCGAGCCCGCAGCCAACCACCGCCCCCACCGCGAGCCAAAACGCCACCACCACGCGTTTTTCTCCTCTGGTTCCTCAACCACGACCAGCACCAGTACCACCGTGAGTCCCTCTCCTCCATGGCTGCAACAACCACGAGCTCCAGCCACCACAGACACCTTTCAActccgatctccggcgaaccacTGAGTTTTTGGAGAAACCAACCACACCATGGAACTCCCCTCGACGTGCGCTGCAAAACCCCTAAAGAAATTTCTGATTCCGACAACCTTCGCCGGAAACCGCCGCCAGCCACCGTgaaccaccgtcttctccggccaaCCTTCGCCGGAGGACTTACTGAGTTCAGAACCGTGAAGCTCTTTCCCTCCTCTGGACGAATTGATGGTCAATTTTTG TTTTATTGGTCTCCAGAGGAAGGGGAAGCTACTGCCAGAGATGAAAGATGA
- the LOC130720833 gene encoding purine-uracil permease NCS1-like, whose translation MVTITSISTSPVNMASKCLTLHHLLPHSTTPFLTSKTPFPHYSSTHLCNRFPTKHLLMKCSNSPTPTPSPPPNSTFSPDPTLTNQELNPTSPTQRTFSGLEIASLWVGLVVGVPSYYLAGSLVDLGMAWWQGIATVIAGNIILLFPLILTGHPGTRYGISFPVLARSSFGIHGAHIPTLLRALVGCGWYGIESWIGGDAIFLLLPKSITEISFSKSLPWLGTSPLEFSCFMVFWVLQLAIVWRGIDGIRQLEKFAAPILIALTSCLLIWSYVNAGGFTHMLALSSRLSNSEFWAVFFPALTANISFWITVAINIPDFTRYAKSQKDQVIGQIGLPIFMGAFTFVGLAVTSSTKVIFGEVISNPIQLLGRIGGFGTTILAILGISLATVTTNIAANVVAPANALVNLNPAWFTFRRGAILTALLGIAFQPWRLLKSSESFVYTWLVGYSALMGPIGGIVLADYYLIQKMNLSIKDLYSRSSNGVYYYSRGFNVAAIVALVVGILPVVPGFLQNVGMATSVPNAFVVIYNNAWFISFFSAGFLYWVLSSLRGKPDKTSAGDPLLPVAE comes from the coding sequence ATGGTTACAATAACCAGCATCTCCACATCTCCAGTGAACATGGCATCCAAATGTCTAACCCTCCATCATCTCCTTCCTCACTCCACTACTCCTTTCCTCACCTCCAAAACTCCATTCCCTCATTACTCCTCCACCCACCTTTGCAACAGATTTCCCACCAAACACCTCCTAATGAAATGCTCCAACTCTCCAACCCccacaccatcaccaccacccaacTCTACCTTCTCCCCTGACCCCACACTCACAAACCAAGAACTCAACCCAACTTCACCCACCCAAAGAACCTTCTCCGGCCTAGAAATCGCCAGCCTCTGGGTCGGCCTCGTCGTCGGCGTCCCCTCCTACTACCTCGCCGGCAGCTTAGTCGACCTTGGCATGGCATGGTGGCAAGGCATCGCCACCGTAATCGCCGGCAACATCATCCTCCTCTTCCCCCTCATCCTCACCGGCCACCCCGGCACCCGCTACGGCATCTCCTTCCCCGTTCTCGCCCGATCCTCCTTCGGCATCCACGGCGCTCACATCCCCACCCTCCTCCGCGCCCTCGTCGGTTGCGGCTGGTACGGCATCGAATCATGGATCGGCGGCGACGccattttcctcctcctcccaaaATCCATTACAGAAATCTCATTCTCGAAATCTCTACCTTGGCTTGGAACTTCCCCTCTTGAATTTTCATGCTTCATGGTCTTCTGGGTGTTGCAATTGGCCATTGTGTGGAGAGGAATCGATGGAATTCGACAGCTTGAGAAATTTGCAGCTCCAATTCTCATTGCTCTAACTTCATGCCTTCTAATTTGGTCTTATGTCAATGCTGGTGGATTCACTCACATGCTTGCTTTATCTTCTAGGCTTAGCAATTCTGAGTTTTGGGCTGTGTTTTTCCCTGCTCTTACTGCTAACATTAGCTTTTGGATCACTGTGGCAATTAACATACCTGATTTCACTCGCTACGCGAAATCGCAGAAGGATCAAGTTATAGGCCAAATTGGGCTTCCAATTTTCATGGGGGCATTTACATTTGTTGGACTAGCAGTTacctcatccaccaaagtgatTTTTGGTGAAGTGATTTCAAACCCGATTCAGCTTCTTGGGAGAATTGGTGGCTTTGGAACTACTATACTTGCTATTCTTGGTATTAGTCTTGCTACTGTTACAACCAACATTGCTGCTAATGTCGTCGCGCCTGCGAACGCACTAGTGAATCTCAACCCGGCTTGGTTCACGTTTAGAAGAGGCGCTATTCTGACCGCGCTTCTTGGGATTGCGTTTCAGCCGTGGCGGCTTCTGAAGTCGAGTGAGAGCTTTGTTTATACTTGGCTTGTTGGGTATTCTGCATTGATGGGTCCTATTGGAGGGATTGTTCTAGCGGATTATTATCTTATACAGAAAATGAACTTGAGTATAAAGGATTTATACTCAAGGAGTTCTAATGGGGTGTACTATTATTCTAGGGGTTTTAATGTAGCTGCAATTGTGGCTCTGGTTGTTGGAATTTTACCTGTGGTTCCTGGTTTCTTGCAGAATGTTGGAATGGCAACTTCAGTTCCTAATGCTTTTGTTGTGATCTACAACAATGCTTGGTTTATTAGCTTCTTTTCTGCTGGGTTTTTGTATTGGGTTCTATCAAGTTTGAGAGGGAAACCAGATAAAACTTCGGCTGGAGACCCTCTTTTGCCAGTTGCAGAGTAA